GGATTACTGGAACCGCCTTGGATGGAAGGATAGATTCAGTACCGCCGAAAACTCCCAGAGACAGCAGCAATACAGCCGTATCTTACATTCACAGGTGTATACGCCACAGCTGGTAGTCAACGGACAAAAGGAATTTGTAGGTTCTGATGAGGGCAATATCAAAAATGCTATTCAGGAAGCTTTGTTTGCCGCTAAAAAAACAAATGTAGAATTATCTGCAAATGTTTCACAGAATACAATTGATGTGCAGTATAAAACGTCATCCCTTGATCCTCAGGGTATGCTTCTGGTTAATCTGGTTGAAAAACATTCTTCCACTCAGGTAGGAAAAGGTGAAAATGAAGGACGTCATCTGCATCACTGGCAAATCGTACACCAGCAAAACCAGATCTCACTGAATAAGCAACAGGGAGGAACAACAGCATTCAAACTTCCGGAAGGTTTTTCACCACAGAACTGGGAAGTCATAGCCTTTATTCAGAATGTTAAAACCGGAAAAATTTCAGGATCAGCAAAAACAACTTTTCAATAATTTTTTACATCATCAACAATTAAAATTACGACAACAATGAAAACAAAAACAACAAAAATCATCTATTGGGCAGGAGCCATTTTTATGTCACTTTGGTTTGGAGCCAGTGGTTTCTTTGAACTTACAAAAAACCCGGTTGTATGGGACATTACCCAACAGCTTGGCTATCCTCCTCATTTTATTTATATATTGGGTGTTTTTAAAATTGCAGGTGTTCTTGTCCTTCTCCTTCCCAACAGATTATTAAGACTGAAAGAATGGGTATTTGCAGGAATGTTCTTTGATATTCTCTTTGCTTTCTTTTCAAAAATAGTGGTGCTTGGTTTTCCGTCTACAATAGATGCTATAGTCGCTTTTTCTATGCTCACAATGACTTATCTGATGTTCAGAAAACTCTATTCTCCGGAATTGATATTCGGAGAGGCTTAATGATAAACTCTAATTTTTCTTATGTTAAAACAGATCCTCTCGTTGTCCGGGAGGATTTGTTGTGTAAAAGTAGTGATCAATAAGTTTTGGCTAAAGCCGAATGAATAAATATCTATTAAAAAAGCGGACTAAAGTCCGCTTCTATTGATTGGATTATACGCATGATTAACCATTCCGTTTCGTTAACCACCCCGTCAAAAATTTTTTGAATTTTTGCCACCCCTCCGGAGAAGGGGAATCCTAAGCACCTCATTACTATTGATTGAGATCACTCGTTTCTATTTATCCCCCTAATCCCTAATCCCTAATCCCTGCAACCTATTACCTATTACCTATTACCTATTACCTAATTCATAAAACTTTCCGGAAACCATTCAAATGCGCCGGATTTTGTTTTTGTAAATCCTAGTCCAGGCCATGGTAAATGACTGGCAAATGCTCTGGTCTTAGTTTCTGCCAACTGCTGAAGATTTTTTCTTCTTGAAGCGGTTGCAATTTCCAGATCAGTATCTCCGGAAAATCCCCAATCAGGATGAGGAAAAAGAATGATATCAGAATGGATAAGGTCAGCAATATACAATAGCTTTTCATTCCCCGAAGATATTGTGGTAATGGTTAAACCCGGGGTATGACCGGGAGCCAGCTGAAAACTGAAATACTTATACAGCGGATTATCAAAATCATAGAACTTCAGTTTCGGCTGAATGGTCTTTAATATGTTTTGAAGAGCAGGAATAATATGATTGAGAACTTCAGGGTGATTTTTCAAAGCACTGTTATTAAAATCTTTAAGGGAAGCTTTCATCCAGAAATCATGTTCAATTTTTGAAATGAAAATATTGGCATTCGGAAAAACCAGATTCTGTTTTTTATCGATAACGCCCCCAATATGATCAGGATGTGCGTGAGAAATAAAAATATCGGTGATATCTTTTGGAGAGAACCCTGCTTTTTGAAGGCTTTTTAGTAAAAATCCGGTTCTTTCATCAGCAAAATTCCCCATTCCGGCATCCATCATAATAAGCTTATCTTTTGTTTTAATCAATAGGATATTCATCGCCAGATCAATATAATGATCCGGTCTGAAATGATCTGTAAGAATTGATTTCAGTTCCGAAATATTGGCTCTCGGAGCAAAGGTGTTCACATTTTCTTCACGGATATACCCATCGGTAAGTACAAATAATTCAAGTTCTCCAAACTTTAATTTCTTAAAACCGGAAAGATCATCTTCAGTTTTTTCAACAGTTGTTTTAGACTGTGCCATTAAACCGGAAAAAGGGATCATGCTTAATGTTCCCGCTAATAATCCGTTCTTTAATAATTCTCTTCTGTTCATAGGTTAGGTTTGTTCATTTTAACTATCAAAACAAAAAACTGAGTTCCTTTCATGATTGGGAACTCAGTTTTTATATCATAGTCTTTTAGTTATTGACCAATTTCATTGAACCTTCGGTATATCTTTCCCCTACATTCGGGTATTTTTTCAGAATAGCATCAATGGTATCCAGATCTGATTGGGAAAGCTCTATATTGACAGCGGCAATATTTTCTTCCAGATATTTAATTCGCTTAGTGCCTGGAATTGGGATAATATCATCTCCCTGGTTCAATACCCAGGCTAATGCGAGCTGAGTTCCTTTCACGCCTTTGGAAGCGGCAAGCTCATTAATCTCGTTAGCCAGTTTGGTATTATTTTCAAGATATTCCTGCTGATAACGTGGTAATGATTTTCTAAAATCGTCATCACCAAGGTTCTGTACATCATAGATATTGGTGAAAAGTCCTCTCGCCAACGGTGAGTAAGGAACTAAAGAAATTCCCAACTCTCTGATGGTTGGTAAAATCTCTTTTTCAACATCTTTGGTCAAAATAGAATATTCTGACTGTAAGGCTGCGATCGGGTGAATTTTGTTAGCTTTTCTGATAGACTCTGCCGAAGCTTCAGATAATCCGATATATTTCACTTTTCCTGCTTTCACCAGCTCAGCCATTGCTCCTACTGTTTCTTCCACCGGAACATTCGGGTCTACTCTGTGGGCATAGTAAAGGTCAATGGTATCGATCTTTAATCTTTGAAGGCTTAAATCTACTGCCTGTCTGATCCATTCCGGAGAACCATCAAAATAAGTTCCGGGAGCTCCGCTGTGGCTGGCTTTTCCATCTTTAAACCTGAACCCGAACTTGGTCGCAATAAAAATCTTATCTCGGTTCGGAACCAGAACTTTAGAGATCAGTTTTTCATTTTCCCCATTGGCATACATATCTGCTGTATCCCAGAAATTAACGCCTAAATCTAATGCTCTGTGCAGGGTATTGATACTTTCCTGCTCATCGGTAGGACCATAAGCAAAACTCATTCCCATGCATCCTAGTCCGATGGCTGATAACTGTTCTTCTGTGTTTCCTAATTTTTTAAATTTCATGATAGGTATGATTTAATTTTACAAGACAAAATTAGAACAAGTAAGGACCAACCACGATATAGAATTCAAACTAAGAATTATAAAATTCAAACAACATCCATTCTTAAGGCATTGGGAGTAATTCCGGTTTGTTTTTTAAAGTAATTGGTAAAATAGGCGGGTTCTTCGAAACCTAATCCATAAGCGATCTCAGAAATATTCCAGTCTGTATGTTTCAATAAAGCATTGGCTTCCTGAATAATCCTTCCGGTAATCTGCTGACTGGTTGTTTTCCCTGTAATCTCTTTTACGGAACGGTTTAAAGAATTCACATGAATGGAAAGACTCTGAGCATAATCATTAGGCGTTTTTAATTTTAAAAAAGCTTCAGGACTATCGATAGGAAACTGTCTTTCCAGGAGCTCCATGAATAAAGAAGCAACTCTTTGTGAAGCATTCTGATAAGGTTCAAAGCTGTCTGCAGGCTGCATCCTCATCGTTTCATGAATCATCAGGTGAAGATAAGCTCTCAGCATATCATATTTATGAATATAATCCGACTGGATTTCCGTCATCATTTTCGTGTACATCTCAGAAAGTATTCTCTGCTGTTCTTCATTGACAAAGAAAACCGGAGTTCCTCCAATCTTAAAAAGCGGAGAATCCTGAAGATTTCCCATACGGCTTCCATTATGCAGAAACTGGTCTGTAAACAGACAAAACCAGCCTTTCTGATCTTCATCATCAGCCTCCCAGGAATAAGGAATAATAGGGTTTGAAAACAATAAGGCAGGGCGGTCTACTTTAATCCATTTATCGGCATAATGAAGTTTCCCTTTTCCTATGATCAGTGAAATTTTATAATAATCTCTTCTGCTGTAAGGGGTAAGAGGAGAACAGTATTCTCTTGAAAAGACATTAAAATGCCCCATTTTATTCACCCCAATACACTGTGATGCAAGATTGGGAGCGTTTCTTTCATAAAAACCTTTGAGTGACTCGTGTGATTTCATAGATCAAAGTTATAAAAATCAAACAAATTAAATAACAATAATAAATAATCCTGGGATTGAAAAAATAAAATGGCTGACAAAAAGATGCCAGCCATTTAAAGTGATATAGATTTGATAATGGGTTAATCCCAATCGTCATCATGTCCATGACCACGATGTTTATTTTGTTTTTTGTAGTATTTCTCCTGATTTTTATAATACTTTTCCTGTTGTTTACGGTATTTTTTATAGTCGTTTTTATTTCTGCCGTAAACAATTACAGGGTTCTGACCTCTGTAATATTTCTTTTTAAAAATGATATACTTTTCTCTTCCCAGAATTCTTTCCAGCTCCGAATAACGGTCGTTTCTCCATCTTCCCGGCTCCACTACATACACTCTGTTCCATGTATCATAATCATGGTATCTGTCATTCAGCACATATATTTGATTGGCCTGCGTTGTTGAAAGCACAAGATCTGTAATTACTCTTTGCCAATTGATATCTGAGATACTCCTTCTGTAATCATTATAATAATCTGACTGGGCATAACTCAAACTAAATGTCCCAACCAATAATGCTGTTAATATTAATTTTTTCATTTCACTCCACTTTAAAATTAAACATGAAGAGATAGTCAATTAAAGTGCCAATCCTTCATCACAAATGCTAATATTTGTTAAGAAAAATCATAAACAACTGATTATCTTTAAAATATTTTACACATTTTTCAGGAAATCATTACAGATTAGCCATCTTGAAATTACATTCACAATACATTTAATTTTATTAAACAGAGATTTTTGATAAACAAATAATAATCAGTAAACCGGGATTAAATTTAGTCTTATAAAGAGTAAATATTCTAAGTTTTAGCTAAAGCCAATGGATGTCTTTTAAAAGTCTGGCTGGGCTAAAGCCCACCCCTATTGAATTTTAATAACAACATCTTTTATCTTTTATCTTTTATCTTTTATCTTTTATCTTTTATCTTTTATCTTTTATCTTTTATCTTTTATCTTTTCACATTTATGTTATAAAATTCGTTAAGATTCCTAAAAACTATTATTTCATATGATTTAATTTCGTAATTTTAATGAAGAGAATGTTTTTAAGAAGATCTTCTCAAATTATTTTTAATCATCCAAATCTTACATTATTATGGAAAATATAAAGTTTCAGGTATCTCAATATCAGGATGAATTGCAGCTACTTATAGATGGGAAAAAGGCAGGCTATATGTCCATAGAGGTTGATGGAAGACTGCTTATCGTATATTACACGAAACTTGAAGAAGAGCGTGAGGGAAAAGGATACGCCAAATTATTACTGGATGAGCTGGTACGCTACGCAGAAGAGAAAGATTTGCTTGTAGATCCGGAATGTGATTTTGTAAGACAGCAGTTTGAAAATCACCCTGCGAGATATAAAGAAATCTGGCATGCCTGATCAGCTTTCCCACCAGGCTGTAAATTTTTGTTCTGACTGATTCAGATCTACTACCTCGCCGATCATCGGAGTGAGGATATCCAGTTTTTTTTCTTTTCCAAGAGCCGTTATCTTTTGAAAAGGCTCATTCCATGGATGCAGTGCCAATGCAAATTTTGCCGCATGCACCGGAATAATACGTTCTGCTTTAAGATCCGTTCCAGCC
This region of Chryseobacterium culicis genomic DNA includes:
- a CDS encoding GNAT family N-acetyltransferase is translated as MENIKFQVSQYQDELQLLIDGKKAGYMSIEVDGRLLIVYYTKLEEEREGKGYAKLLLDELVRYAEEKDLLVDPECDFVRQQFENHPARYKEIWHA
- a CDS encoding aldo/keto reductase is translated as MKFKKLGNTEEQLSAIGLGCMGMSFAYGPTDEQESINTLHRALDLGVNFWDTADMYANGENEKLISKVLVPNRDKIFIATKFGFRFKDGKASHSGAPGTYFDGSPEWIRQAVDLSLQRLKIDTIDLYYAHRVDPNVPVEETVGAMAELVKAGKVKYIGLSEASAESIRKANKIHPIAALQSEYSILTKDVEKEILPTIRELGISLVPYSPLARGLFTNIYDVQNLGDDDFRKSLPRYQQEYLENNTKLANEINELAASKGVKGTQLALAWVLNQGDDIIPIPGTKRIKYLEENIAAVNIELSQSDLDTIDAILKKYPNVGERYTEGSMKLVNN
- a CDS encoding DoxX family protein, producing the protein MKTKTTKIIYWAGAIFMSLWFGASGFFELTKNPVVWDITQQLGYPPHFIYILGVFKIAGVLVLLLPNRLLRLKEWVFAGMFFDILFAFFSKIVVLGFPSTIDAIVAFSMLTMTYLMFRKLYSPELIFGEA
- a CDS encoding MBL fold metallo-hydrolase — protein: MNRRELLKNGLLAGTLSMIPFSGLMAQSKTTVEKTEDDLSGFKKLKFGELELFVLTDGYIREENVNTFAPRANISELKSILTDHFRPDHYIDLAMNILLIKTKDKLIMMDAGMGNFADERTGFLLKSLQKAGFSPKDITDIFISHAHPDHIGGVIDKKQNLVFPNANIFISKIEHDFWMKASLKDFNNSALKNHPEVLNHIIPALQNILKTIQPKLKFYDFDNPLYKYFSFQLAPGHTPGLTITTISSGNEKLLYIADLIHSDIILFPHPDWGFSGDTDLEIATASRRKNLQQLAETKTRAFASHLPWPGLGFTKTKSGAFEWFPESFMN
- a CDS encoding helix-turn-helix domain-containing protein produces the protein MKSHESLKGFYERNAPNLASQCIGVNKMGHFNVFSREYCSPLTPYSRRDYYKISLIIGKGKLHYADKWIKVDRPALLFSNPIIPYSWEADDEDQKGWFCLFTDQFLHNGSRMGNLQDSPLFKIGGTPVFFVNEEQQRILSEMYTKMMTEIQSDYIHKYDMLRAYLHLMIHETMRMQPADSFEPYQNASQRVASLFMELLERQFPIDSPEAFLKLKTPNDYAQSLSIHVNSLNRSVKEITGKTTSQQITGRIIQEANALLKHTDWNISEIAYGLGFEEPAYFTNYFKKQTGITPNALRMDVV
- a CDS encoding DUF1223 domain-containing protein, with translation MILKNLITVSAFTALLFATSAFIYQNKDQKTTLQQASENNGFAVLELFTSEGCSSCPPADELMGKIEKEYKDEPVYLLSYHVDYWNRLGWKDRFSTAENSQRQQQYSRILHSQVYTPQLVVNGQKEFVGSDEGNIKNAIQEALFAAKKTNVELSANVSQNTIDVQYKTSSLDPQGMLLVNLVEKHSSTQVGKGENEGRHLHHWQIVHQQNQISLNKQQGGTTAFKLPEGFSPQNWEVIAFIQNVKTGKISGSAKTTFQ